AGGTGATCATTCGGCCGGCTCCGCACCCTGCATCCAGGACGGCTGCCCCGGACGGCAGCGAACCGGCAAACCTGCGCACCATGGCCAGGTCCAGCTCGTCCTCCGGGTCTCCATCCCTGCCGGCAGTGGGGATCAGCGCCGCGTACGCCTGGGCGACGGCGTCGTAGGCCCGGGCGACGGCGCCGGGGACGCTGTGCGGGCCTCCATCGTTCATCGCACCAACGTACCGTGTCGTATGCCATGCTTCTGGCATGACGGTCCGGGGGAATGCCATGGCGACGGAAACAGTATGACGACGACGACGCGGGATGCTTCCCGCCTCTCTGCCAACGAAGCAGCTGTCGCGGCAATGCTCTCCGCGGAGCCCGAGCTGATCGACATTCTTCCGGCCCTGGAGGCAGTCCCGGGCATGGCCAAGGACATCATCCTCGTCTCGGGACCGCTGATGCCGTGGCAGGATTACACGGGTTGCCAACGCTTGGCGGTTGTAGGTGCGGTTGTATTCGAAGGGCTTGCTGCCACTGAGGCAGAGGCTGACGGCTTGCTCCGCTCCGGCGCGATCCGGCTGGCCTCCTGTCACGAGCACGGTGGCGTAGGTTCGCTTACGGGCGTTTGCTCCGCCTCGATGCCCGTACTGGTTGTACGGGACCGCCTGTCCGGGCGCACCGCTACCTGCAGGATGAACGAAGGCCCGGGGACGCGGGCGCTTACGTTCGGATCCCAGGGGCCAGCGGTCAACGGCAATCTGGCCCGCATCAGGGACCAGGTGGCGCCGGCCTTGGCGCAGATCCTCCGTGAATCTCCGATACCGCTCCTGCCGATCATGGCCCAGGCGCTGGCCATGGGCGATGAACTGCACGGCAGGCAGACCGCTGCCGGGCTGCTGTTCCGGAACGCCGTCTTGGAACGCCTCCTCCATCTTCCGGGCAATGCCCCGGAGACCGCGGCGTTGCTGCCCTACCTCGACACAGCGGAATTCCATTTCCTGCACGTCGCGATGGCAGCCGCAAAGGTTATTGCGGACACAGCAGTTTCGATTCCGGGGAGCTCAATCGTCACGGGCATGGCGATGAACGAGAAGGAGTTCGCGGTTAGGGTTTCCGGCGTACCGGGCCAGTGGTTCCGCGCACCCCTACCGCCGATCTCCGGGTTTCCCGGAAGAATCATGCCGCCCTGGACGCGCGCCGATCTGGGGTACAGCGGTGGTGACAGCTTGATCATGGAAACGCTGGGATTGGGCGGCGCCGCTGCGGCGGCGGCTCCCGCCCTGAGTCCGGTCTCCATCGGGACTCCGGCACAAATGATGGAACTGACCAGCTCCCTGTATGCGGTTGCGTCGTCGGAGCATCCGACGCTGCGGATTCCGGCACTGGGCGGGCGCGGGGTCCCCTGGGGTATGGATGCTGCCGCCATCGCGGGGCACCGCCTCGTACCTCCGGTGCACATCGGGGCGACCCTGCGCAACGGCGGACTTGCCGGCGCGATTTATTTCACCCCGCCGCTTCAGCCTTTTATCGACGCAGTCGAACACCTGCAGTCAATCGCCTAATCCGTTTCACGTGAAACAACACGCTTTCTCCCGCCACGCAGCCTGGCGCCGTCGTCGAATACGGCCTGGCTAAACCGTCAGGAGTTGCCCTCACTGGTTTTTCCCGGGTTCGGCACCGGGTGCTGGTCAGGATGGATGGCCATAAAAACCGAGTAGTGGATGCTGCCCTCGGGAGGTTCTTCGGCTTCGAACTCATCCAGCAGATCCTGGACACGTTCTAGAAGCCGGGCATGTCCTTCTTCCGTTAGGCGTACACCCAGCCGGGAGATTCCGACCTGTTCCGACGCAGGGAGCTGTCCGACCTCGGATACGAACGCGCCGATCATTGCGCCTCGCAAGCGGCGATCCCGGCCATCGAGATTCAACCGCCACGACTTCCCCGTGGCACGGTAGGGGATCTCATATGCGCCACTCGGTCCGGACCGCGCCTCTTGGGGTTCGAGGAAGCCGGCCGAGACCAGCTTGCGGACGTGATAGAGCACTGTCGCCGGGTTGGCGGCGAGCATGGTCGCAATTTCCTTGTTGGTCAGCTGCTCTTTCAGGCAGAGGCGCAAAATGCGGATACGCATTGCCGAGGCAAGGGCTTTCGCCTCTTCCTCACTTGCTGACCGCCGAGGGACCTGGCCGCTCTCCTCTGTCATGTGTGCAGAATACCAGAGGGGCTATTGACAAACACCAATCGATTGACCAGAGTCAACCGCATGACGACTGAAGATGGCCCAGGAGCGACGGTATCTGGCGGTGTCCTACGGGACCGTGACTTCCGATTCCTGTTCTATTCCACTTCCCTGAGCCAGCTAGGCCAGCAGGTATCGAGTCTCGCGCTGCCACTCGTAGCAGTGGTGACGCTGACAGCCAGTGAGTTCGAAGTAGGGCTGCTTTCGGCCCTGAGCACCGCTGCGTTCCTGTTGATTGGCCTGCCCGCCGGAGTCTGGGTCGATCGGATGCGGTACCGCTCAGTGCTCATCTCTTCGGACCTGATTCGGGCGGCGGTCCTGCTCACTGTTCCCCTCGCCTGGTGGCTCGGGGTGCTGACGGTCTGGCAGCTCTACGCCGTGGCGCTGCTCATCGGCGTCTTCAGCGTCTTCTTTGACGTCGCTTACCAGAGCTTTCTGCCGCGCCTTATCGGGCGTGACCATTTGGTTGAAGGAAATGCCAAGTTGGAAACGGTGCACTCAGTTGCCCAACTCGCGGGTCCGGTCGCAGCAGGCCAACTGATTGCGTGGCTGACGGCACCCGTTGCCCTCGCCTTGGATGCAATCGCGATGGGATTGTCCGCACTGTTTGTCGGGCGCATGCGGCACCTTCAGCCCAAGCCGGAGCCGGTACCGGGATCCCGGCTGGGCACGGACATCGCAGAGGGCCTGCGTTTCGTTCTAGGCAACCCGTTGCTGCGGGCGATTGCCGGGTCCACCGCGTTGTTCAACCTGGCTTTCGCGGCCTATATGGCGATGCTGGTGTTCTTCCTTCCGAGAGACCTCGGGCTGGGCGCACACCACCTCGGCATTGTCTTTTCGGTCCTCGGTGTGGGCGGCCTTGCCGGCGCCCTGGCAACTCGACGGGTAACACTGTGGCTGGGTGAAGGGCCTGCCATTTGTTGGTCCGTGGCGGCGACAGCACCTTTTGCGCTCTTGATGCCTGCAGCGGGGGGTGAATGGTCGGTTTGGCTCGGCGCGGCTGGACTGGCTGTGGCCAGCTTCGGCATGGTCGTGTACAACGTCACGCAGGTGAGCTTCCGGCAGAGACTGACGCCGGACCGCCTGCTTGGGCGCATGAACGCCACCATGCGTTTCCTGGTCTGGGGTACCCAGCCCGTCGGCGCGCTGATAGGAGGCCTGCTCGGGCAGCTATACGGAGCTGAGGCAGCACTGTGGATCGCGGCGGCAGCGGCCTGTGTGGCCTTCCTGCCGGTCACCCTGTCACCCCTGCGAACGATGAGGAAGCTACCCGACGAACAGCCAGCACCGCCCTCCCCTTCCGCCTCATAGGCGTTTATAGGTTCCTGCGACCCTGACCCCGAGCTGAGTTCGGCGTCGCGTTTCACGTGAAACACGACGCCGAGGGCGGTCCTGGCCGACGGGCTGCCGTGCGGTGCTCGGCGCTTAGTGCCCGGTGCCCAGGGCCTAGGGCCTAGGGCCCAGTGGCCGGTGCTCGGTGTCCCAGGGCCTAGGGCATAGGGCATAGGGCATAGGGCATAGGGCATAGTGGCCCAGTGGCCGGCGCCCAGTGCTCGGTGCTCGGTGCTCGGTGTTCGGTGTTGAAGCATATTTGGTTCTCGCGCGCAGCCTGCATTTCTGTTCCTCCAGGACAAGCAGCGTTGCAGCTACGCGCTATTCGATCGATGTACCTGCCGGCTACTGACCGATGGCCTCGGTCCATCAGGGTGGATGAAGAACACCCAGAGCGTCCACTGGGGGTCCCTCACTCCACGGGAGACATCCGGGCCGGGCGGATGAGACGCTCACCGGGGACGGACGGCCGCTGGACGTACCACAGGAGCGGCTGGCAATCGACGGCCGCACGCGCGGTTTTGCACGACAAGTGCATCGCGCGCTCCCCTGAGAATGGCCCTTTGGGCGGCGTAACCAAAAATCCGCACATGCTCCTGGCGCTGACGCAGCTGCTGGACTACTCCGAGGCCGGCGTTTATCCCCAGCGGCGGTTTCCGCTGCGGCATTTCCAAAAGGGCATGGTTTGGAACGGTACGAACCCGTCTTCATGGAGGCGACATGCCCGCTGTCGACCTTGGCGCGGTTCTATCTCCGGCTTCTTTTCGCAGATGGGTTCTCTGAGGCAGCGGCGTTTAGTTGTCTCCTACCGTGGCTTCGCAACTTCCGTTTGGCAAAGCCTGCGCAAATCCGGTCTAGATGCAGACGTTAGGTCGCAGGACTTCCATCGCGAACACTAGGTATCGCTCACACATCTGCGTACCCGGCAGCGATGCGGGAGGCGGCATCGGTGGCCCCTGTGCGAGTTCTGGCCCACGAGCCCGCCACCTACGGCAAGCGGATATTGATGGGGAACCTGCTGTGCCGGTAGCAGGCCAGCTCGCTCACGGCCCGGCAGGAGGGCAGAAGCCCGCCGGAGTACGGGGCAACCCATGACAGGCGCCCCTGGCCGCTCACATCGCGCCTATGGCCGTCTGTAGCCCTACACTTCCCCGCGCAAATGCCTCGCCTTTTTTGGCACGTACAGGCCTAGGGAAGGGATCACCTCTAAGGTATGGATGATCTGGTTTCACGTGAAACACCGCTACCAGGTGAGCGTTGTTCTAAGAATCCGTGGATAGCCCGTGCTGCGAGGTGGGGCGTACTCGTGCGCCGCACCCTGCACGTCCGGCTCTGTTCGAGCTCCGCCGTATCCGCACGTTGCACGAAGCCTGCGCATAACCAATTACGCTCCCTGGTTGCCGTCTTTGTACGCTGTTTCACGTGAAACCTCCCACGGCTATTCTCTACCGGCGCTAAGTGTGTACGAGCAATCGAACCATGCCAGACTCCTAGACCAAATCAGTGTCCGGCGCGCTACACCCGGGCTGGGCTCGAAAAGCGACCGGTATTCGTGTATTTCTCCGGGCTCCATGCCTCGTATCCAGGACCCGACACCAAGAGCGGGGTGGTGGATAGCCTGTCTCCTTGGACCTGTAACGGAGTGCATAGCACCCGTTAGACACCAATAATGACCGTTCGAACTATCCACAACGCACGCCGGCTAGGCGCCACCCGACCTGACTCATCGCCAGGCACTGCACCGCCGACACTTAGTGCCGTTTCAATTACCTGGTGTCGACATTCTTACAGGCAGTAAATGCGTGGTTTCACGTGAAACACCGCCAGCTTGTTAGCGGCTCCGGGCCATGTACCCGTACGAGCCAAGGAGCATAGGCGGACGCAGCGAAGCTAATGTCAACTGAGACTGCCCAGTGCCGACCCCCGCTCTTGTCATCCAGCCGAACCCTACCATCGCTCGTGCCGCCACAAATCAACCAGCTGGTGCGTCGTGATCTGGCGAGCAGCTATCAAAGCGGCTCTACTGTCCGGACCCGAACGCAAGCAATGCTGTCATTTCAACGGAAGTATGCGCACCCCGAACGGCCTCGTCTCGGTTGCTACAGGCAGCCTGACTCGATACGCCTATGTCGCCCGTACTTGGAAATCGTAGTGCCTACTCAACGGCAGCTAGGTTGCACGTGAAACCCAGCCTCAATCGCTGTCCCTAATCAGTGACGGTATCGAGGATGTGCCTGGGTAATGACCGATTCGAGAATGTGCCTGCGTAGTGACGGATTCGAGTATGTAAGCGATCGACGGAGACACGGTCCAAGAATCCGCGGCTAAACAAGTCACGTTTCACGTGAAACACCAAAGACCAGGACGCTGCCGCTGGCTCTAGCTCTAGCTCTACCTCTAGCCCTGGCTCAGGCTCTGGCTCCGACTCTGACCCCTCGATACGCAAATACCTCCCTCTGTATCTATGCGCGTTATACGCAGGTTGGGTAAGCGGCGAATACCCACAGATCACGCATTCGTCGCAGATCGTGACTAACGGCGTCGCAAGAATCCGGCCGCCCACGGGTTAGGAAGCCTGGCTCAGTGGCCGGCGGTTGCAGGTTTATTCCACGGGCAGCATCCACGCCGACTGCCGATCCCGATATGCCTGCATGCGATCGTTCCACGGT
This genomic stretch from Arthrobacter sp. zg-Y1110 harbors:
- a CDS encoding DUF1116 domain-containing protein, producing the protein MTTTTRDASRLSANEAAVAAMLSAEPELIDILPALEAVPGMAKDIILVSGPLMPWQDYTGCQRLAVVGAVVFEGLAATEAEADGLLRSGAIRLASCHEHGGVGSLTGVCSASMPVLVVRDRLSGRTATCRMNEGPGTRALTFGSQGPAVNGNLARIRDQVAPALAQILRESPIPLLPIMAQALAMGDELHGRQTAAGLLFRNAVLERLLHLPGNAPETAALLPYLDTAEFHFLHVAMAAAKVIADTAVSIPGSSIVTGMAMNEKEFAVRVSGVPGQWFRAPLPPISGFPGRIMPPWTRADLGYSGGDSLIMETLGLGGAAAAAAPALSPVSIGTPAQMMELTSSLYAVASSEHPTLRIPALGGRGVPWGMDAAAIAGHRLVPPVHIGATLRNGGLAGAIYFTPPLQPFIDAVEHLQSIA
- a CDS encoding winged helix-turn-helix domain-containing protein — protein: MTEESGQVPRRSASEEEAKALASAMRIRILRLCLKEQLTNKEIATMLAANPATVLYHVRKLVSAGFLEPQEARSGPSGAYEIPYRATGKSWRLNLDGRDRRLRGAMIGAFVSEVGQLPASEQVGISRLGVRLTEEGHARLLERVQDLLDEFEAEEPPEGSIHYSVFMAIHPDQHPVPNPGKTSEGNS
- a CDS encoding MFS transporter; translation: MTTEDGPGATVSGGVLRDRDFRFLFYSTSLSQLGQQVSSLALPLVAVVTLTASEFEVGLLSALSTAAFLLIGLPAGVWVDRMRYRSVLISSDLIRAAVLLTVPLAWWLGVLTVWQLYAVALLIGVFSVFFDVAYQSFLPRLIGRDHLVEGNAKLETVHSVAQLAGPVAAGQLIAWLTAPVALALDAIAMGLSALFVGRMRHLQPKPEPVPGSRLGTDIAEGLRFVLGNPLLRAIAGSTALFNLAFAAYMAMLVFFLPRDLGLGAHHLGIVFSVLGVGGLAGALATRRVTLWLGEGPAICWSVAATAPFALLMPAAGGEWSVWLGAAGLAVASFGMVVYNVTQVSFRQRLTPDRLLGRMNATMRFLVWGTQPVGALIGGLLGQLYGAEAALWIAAAAACVAFLPVTLSPLRTMRKLPDEQPAPPSPSAS